One region of Limnospira fusiformis SAG 85.79 genomic DNA includes:
- a CDS encoding DUF5615 family PIN-like protein: MKFLVDAQLPLRLARFLQNAGYDAIHPRDLPQENATPDSALNAVSRQEKRVLITKYADFVESFLLKTEPYKLLLVSTGNIKNDDLENLFQQNVGQIIELWERHSYIEISRNTLIIHQ; the protein is encoded by the coding sequence ATGAAATTTCTAGTCGATGCCCAACTTCCCCTGCGGCTGGCTCGGTTCCTTCAAAATGCGGGTTATGATGCCATTCACCCGAGAGATTTACCCCAAGAGAATGCTACCCCTGACTCTGCTCTGAATGCTGTGTCAAGGCAAGAAAAGAGGGTTTTGATTACGAAATATGCTGATTTTGTAGAATCTTTTTTGCTCAAAACTGAGCCTTATAAACTTTTGCTGGTTTCTACGGGGAATATTAAAAATGATGACTTAGAAAATTTATTCCAACAAAATGTAGGCCAAATTATAGAGCTTTGGGAACGGCACAGTTATATTGAAATTAGCCGAAATACTCTCATTATTCATCAATGA
- a CDS encoding type II toxin-antitoxin system VapC family toxin, with product MYQLRARYNLQLPDSLQIATALDAGCEAFLTNDLQLRRITELKIIVISQLEV from the coding sequence ATGTATCAGTTACGGGCAAGATACAATCTTCAATTACCAGATTCGCTGCAAATTGCCACGGCATTAGATGCTGGCTGTGAGGCATTTTTGACTAACGACCTGCAACTAAGGCGGATAACAGAATTAAAGATTATTGTTATTAGTCAATTAGAGGTTTAA
- a CDS encoding type II toxin-antitoxin system VapC family toxin, translated as MRIDEALSGVSRLFLDTSPVVYFVEENPDFWPLVRMIFDRIENAGLVGVVGPITLAECLVVPYRTGDVKGQREFRELLTNTENIQFVEIGQSMGQLAGEHDLISN; from the coding sequence ATGAGGATTGATGAGGCGCTTTCTGGGGTATCGCGGCTGTTTTTAGATACATCGCCTGTTGTGTATTTTGTGGAGGAAAATCCTGATTTCTGGCCGCTTGTCAGGATGATTTTTGACCGGATTGAGAATGCAGGATTGGTGGGTGTTGTGGGGCCTATCACCCTGGCAGAATGTCTGGTAGTCCCCTACAGAACGGGAGATGTGAAGGGACAAAGAGAGTTTAGAGAGCTGCTAACGAACACAGAGAACATTCAATTTGTAGAAATTGGTCAATCGATGGGACAACTGGCAGGGGAGCATGATTTAATCTCAAATTAG
- a CDS encoding DUF6883 domain-containing protein — translation MKLPNPEQALIPFEKLEGYSLNPNHSEGRHKAIVFQSALGIGLEEAEELRVALRQALKTEDAIPTNRNSYGQKYQIDFEMTRESKSAIIRSIWMVRQNEDFPRLITCYIP, via the coding sequence GTGAAACTGCCCAATCCTGAGCAAGCACTGATTCCGTTTGAAAAATTAGAGGGTTATTCACTTAATCCCAATCACTCGGAAGGTCGGCACAAAGCCATTGTATTTCAATCTGCCCTCGGTATTGGGTTAGAAGAAGCTGAGGAACTGCGGGTCGCTCTGCGCCAAGCTCTCAAAACAGAAGACGCTATCCCAACTAACCGCAATAGTTACGGGCAGAAATACCAGATTGACTTTGAAATGACGCGGGAAAGTAAAAGTGCCATCATTAGAAGTATCTGGATGGTTAGGCAAAATGAAGATTTCCCACGGCTCATTACCTGTTACATTCCCTAG
- a CDS encoding RNA-guided endonuclease InsQ/TnpB family protein — protein MRIYPSPELNQVWRKWLAACRYCYNQAIALSRSGKRLSKLKLRNEVMQSDLPEWVKETPCHIRQNAIFDAYQALSASPDARFRSCRDSSQAIKFNNTNFSSGSWYPRLTKGLTFMVSEPIPKTCGQGTQLVFAKGRWFAVFPEPVAVTPTDATGVIALDPGVRTFMTGFDGSRFLELGSGDIGRITRLCQHLDDLMSRIAKEPCRSRRRRMRQAAQRMRTKIRNLVDEAHKQIAHYLTHNYSLIFLPTFETSDMVAKVKRLIRSKTARAMLTWAHYRFKLTLRHQAEITGTTVVDVTEEYTSKTCTHCGHVHSQLGGSKVFRCPECGFTLPRDWNGAFGIFLKALRDTASVTLTGNSAIVALSGNSRINVA, from the coding sequence ATCCGGATTTACCCCAGCCCGGAGCTAAATCAAGTCTGGCGTAAATGGCTGGCTGCTTGTCGGTATTGCTACAACCAAGCAATTGCATTATCTAGGAGTGGTAAACGACTAAGCAAACTGAAATTACGCAACGAAGTGATGCAGAGTGACTTACCCGAATGGGTCAAAGAAACACCCTGCCACATTCGGCAAAATGCCATCTTTGATGCCTATCAGGCTTTGAGCGCCAGTCCTGATGCAAGGTTTAGAAGTTGTCGTGACAGCTCTCAAGCGATTAAGTTCAATAATACTAATTTCTCTTCAGGGAGTTGGTATCCAAGACTAACGAAAGGATTAACTTTCATGGTTTCCGAACCCATCCCTAAAACTTGCGGGCAAGGGACTCAATTAGTCTTTGCCAAGGGGCGGTGGTTTGCGGTGTTTCCTGAACCAGTTGCCGTTACCCCAACTGACGCTACTGGCGTGATTGCATTAGACCCGGGCGTCCGAACTTTTATGACCGGGTTTGATGGTTCACGATTTCTGGAATTGGGCTCCGGAGATATAGGACGCATCACTCGGTTATGTCAACATTTGGATGATTTGATGAGCCGAATCGCCAAGGAACCCTGTCGTTCAAGAAGGCGACGGATGAGGCAAGCGGCTCAACGAATGAGAACTAAAATCCGGAATTTAGTGGATGAAGCCCACAAACAAATTGCTCACTACTTGACTCACAACTACAGCCTAATTTTTTTGCCCACCTTCGAGACTTCCGATATGGTTGCCAAGGTGAAGCGTCTAATCAGGTCTAAGACTGCCCGCGCCATGCTGACATGGGCGCATTATCGATTCAAACTAACCCTGAGACATCAAGCCGAGATAACTGGAACCACAGTTGTAGATGTGACGGAAGAATACACCAGCAAAACCTGTACTCACTGTGGTCATGTGCATTCCCAGCTAGGTGGCTCAAAAGTGTTCCGATGTCCGGAGTGTGGGTTCACTCTACCCAGGGACTGGAACGGTGCTTTTGGAATCTTTCTAAAAGCTTTGCGGGATACCGCCTCTGTTACCTTAACGGGTAATAGTGCTATCGTCGCATTGTCAGGCAATAGCCGGATAAATGTCGCGTAA
- a CDS encoding DUF928 domain-containing protein produces MTALVPTQNWGYTLSAHPKFWFYLTASKDSSWSAEFELQDPRKNRLVEFSLTVNPGLIAVTLPEDIYLEETETNYYWRLSIICEPSDRTGDLVVRGEVLKRELDQDLQAQIRDKSGRDLALVYAANSIWFDLLTLVMKFREEQPDNPIYREDWQELLGAIDLPKSIIENGEL; encoded by the coding sequence ATCACCGCTTTAGTTCCTACCCAAAATTGGGGCTATACCCTATCGGCGCACCCGAAATTTTGGTTTTACTTAACGGCATCTAAAGATTCATCCTGGTCGGCGGAATTTGAACTACAAGACCCTCGGAAAAACCGCCTGGTTGAATTTAGCTTAACTGTCAACCCCGGACTGATAGCAGTCACTCTCCCGGAAGATATTTATTTGGAGGAAACCGAAACTAACTACTATTGGCGTTTGTCAATTATTTGCGAACCGAGCGATCGCACTGGGGATTTAGTCGTCAGGGGTGAAGTCTTAAAACGGGAACTTGACCAGGATTTACAAGCACAAATCCGAGACAAATCCGGTCGAGATTTGGCTCTAGTTTATGCAGCCAACAGTATCTGGTTCGACCTGTTAACTCTGGTGATGAAGTTCCGAGAAGAACAACCCGACAATCCCATTTACCGAGAAGATTGGCAAGAATTATTGGGAGCGATAGATTTGCCAAAATCGATAATCGAGAATGGGGAGTTGTGA
- a CDS encoding type I restriction-modification system subunit M, giving the protein MPKSKKTQSTSKQNGNGANLGFEQTLWAAADKMRGHMDAAEYKHVTLGLIFLKYISDAFQERYDDLAARQETDYTDPEDPDEYVGENMFWVPQEARWSTIQASAKQPDIGKRIDEAMLAIEKENPRLKGVLPSNYNRPDLDKQRLGELIDLISTIGLGDAENRSKDILGRVYEYFLGQFAEKEGKGGGEFYTPQSVVRLLVEMIQPYKGRIYDPCCGSGGMFVQSEKFVEAHGGRKGDIAIYGQESNPTTRRLCLMNLAIRGIDGNIGDRQADSFTNDLHKDLKADYILANPPFNISDWWNEKLAEDVRWQYGTPPKGNANYAWIQHIIHHLAPNGIAGFVLANGSMSSNQSGEGEIRKALIASDLVDCMIALPGQLFYTTQIPACLWFVARDKSGKPTAGHKPCRNRKGQTLFIDARKLGVLIDRTHRELIDEELARIAGTYQAWRGEPEADDYEDVPGFCKSATLEEIASHGYVLTPGRYVGAEELEEDDELFEEKMERLTKKLYAQFEESAKLEAAIRENLRRLGL; this is encoded by the coding sequence ATGCCAAAGTCCAAGAAAACCCAATCCACCTCCAAGCAAAACGGAAACGGAGCCAATCTCGGTTTTGAACAAACGCTGTGGGCTGCTGCCGATAAAATGCGCGGTCACATGGATGCTGCTGAATACAAGCACGTCACCTTGGGGCTGATTTTCCTCAAGTACATCTCTGATGCCTTCCAGGAACGCTACGATGACCTCGCGGCAAGGCAAGAAACAGACTACACCGACCCCGAAGACCCCGATGAATACGTTGGGGAAAATATGTTCTGGGTGCCGCAAGAAGCGCGATGGTCAACAATTCAAGCCAGCGCCAAGCAACCGGATATCGGCAAGCGCATTGATGAGGCGATGCTGGCGATCGAGAAAGAAAACCCTCGACTCAAGGGCGTTTTACCGAGTAACTACAACCGCCCCGACCTGGATAAGCAACGCCTAGGGGAACTCATCGACCTGATTAGTACCATCGGATTGGGCGACGCTGAGAACCGCTCAAAGGATATTTTGGGGCGAGTTTATGAATATTTTCTGGGACAGTTTGCCGAGAAGGAAGGTAAGGGTGGCGGTGAGTTTTACACGCCGCAGTCCGTGGTTAGGCTGTTGGTTGAGATGATTCAGCCGTACAAGGGACGAATCTATGACCCTTGCTGTGGTTCCGGTGGAATGTTCGTGCAGTCCGAGAAATTCGTGGAAGCGCACGGGGGACGTAAAGGCGATATTGCCATTTACGGCCAAGAATCGAACCCGACAACGCGGCGACTGTGCTTGATGAATCTCGCCATTCGCGGGATAGATGGCAACATCGGCGACAGACAAGCGGATAGTTTCACCAACGATTTACACAAAGACTTGAAGGCAGATTACATCCTGGCAAATCCTCCATTTAACATCAGCGATTGGTGGAATGAGAAGCTGGCAGAAGACGTGCGCTGGCAGTACGGGACACCACCGAAGGGAAACGCTAACTATGCTTGGATTCAGCACATCATTCACCATCTCGCCCCCAATGGGATTGCTGGGTTCGTGTTGGCGAATGGTTCCATGAGTTCCAACCAGTCCGGTGAAGGGGAAATCCGCAAAGCCTTAATCGCTTCCGATTTGGTGGATTGCATGATTGCTTTACCTGGACAGTTGTTCTATACCACCCAGATTCCTGCTTGTTTGTGGTTTGTGGCGCGGGATAAGTCGGGCAAACCCACTGCTGGACACAAACCTTGCCGCAACCGCAAGGGTCAGACCTTATTTATTGATGCTCGGAAGTTGGGGGTGTTGATTGACCGAACCCATCGGGAACTGATTGATGAGGAACTCGCCCGGATTGCTGGAACCTATCAGGCATGGCGCGGGGAACCGGAGGCAGATGATTATGAAGACGTGCCGGGATTTTGTAAGAGTGCCACTCTGGAGGAAATCGCCTCTCATGGTTATGTGCTGACCCCAGGGCGCTATGTGGGGGCGGAGGAACTGGAAGAGGATGATGAGCTGTTTGAGGAGAAGATGGAACGGTTGACGAAGAAGTTGTACGCACAGTTTGAGGAAAGTGCCAAACTAGAAGCAGCGATTCGGGAAAATTTGAGGAGGTTAGGGCTATGA
- a CDS encoding DUF433 domain-containing protein, which translates to MDNSLLERITINPEICHGKPCIRGLRYPVEFLLELLSSGMTHGEILADYEDLEEADILSVLLFAARLSQVKRVYTLVL; encoded by the coding sequence ATGGATAATTCTTTGTTAGAACGAATCACGATTAATCCAGAAATCTGTCATGGCAAACCCTGTATCCGAGGGTTGCGCTATCCAGTGGAATTTTTGCTAGAACTGCTGAGTTCCGGTATGACTCATGGGGAGATTTTGGCCGATTATGAAGATTTGGAAGAAGCTGATATTTTATCGGTGCTGCTATTTGCAGCCCGGTTAAGTCAAGTTAAGCGGGTTTATACCCTGGTCTTATGA
- a CDS encoding DUF4926 domain-containing protein translates to MKLLDVVALTENLPDFNLYKGQVGTIIEVYEPDVFEVEFVDLQGKTYALETLSVNQLMQLHYQPLPQTA, encoded by the coding sequence ATGAAACTTTTAGATGTCGTTGCCCTAACGGAAAATTTACCTGACTTTAACCTTTATAAAGGTCAAGTCGGTACAATTATTGAGGTTTACGAACCGGATGTATTTGAGGTCGAATTTGTAGACCTTCAGGGGAAAACCTACGCTTTAGAGACTTTAAGCGTCAATCAACTGATGCAACTTCACTATCAGCCACTTCCGCAAACGGCTTGA
- a CDS encoding type II toxin-antitoxin system HicB family antitoxin — protein MMSQLKYRVNIVWSEVDQACLVELPEFATEIQRYFTDGDTYEEAVKNGQEVLELLIESYQAENRPLPQPQILEVV, from the coding sequence ATGATGAGTCAACTTAAGTATCGAGTTAATATTGTTTGGTCTGAAGTAGATCAAGCTTGTCTGGTAGAATTGCCAGAATTTGCGACAGAAATTCAGCGCTATTTTACGGATGGGGATACTTACGAGGAAGCCGTTAAAAATGGTCAAGAGGTACTGGAACTGCTGATTGAAAGTTATCAAGCCGAGAACAGACCTTTACCCCAACCGCAAATTTTAGAGGTAGTGTGA
- a CDS encoding restriction endonuclease subunit S — protein MEIKFPSDWEIYPLENCMDAIIDYRGKTPQKTSMGIPLITAKIVKNGRIQPVSEYIDPKNYDKWMRRGLPKCKDVIMTTEAPLGEIAQLDNKKVALAQRLITLRGKKGFLDNDFLNFLMQSNFVQHQLIARATGTTVLGIKQSELRKISLVIPPLDEQKAIAHILGTFDDKIELNQQMNRTLEAIARAIFKSWFIDFDPVRAKMDGRQPVGMDAETAALFPDEFEDSPLGQIPKGWKLDCIGNHVKIIKGRSYKSSELIPSDTALVTLKSIQRGGGYSQNGLKPYSGIYKSDQIIKPGELVVAYTDITQAADVIGKPAIVRRTSHFKTLVASLDLGIVRPVNEVLSIPFLYCLFMTDDFQSHVYGHTNGSTVLHLGKDGIPAYSFLIPNQSIISCFSYYAAPVFEKLEINEIQMYSLQSLRDTLLPKLLSGEIRVKDAEKIVEEVV, from the coding sequence ATGGAGATTAAATTCCCATCAGATTGGGAGATATACCCTCTTGAAAATTGCATGGATGCAATTATTGATTATCGTGGGAAAACCCCTCAAAAAACATCTATGGGTATTCCATTAATTACTGCTAAAATTGTCAAAAATGGTAGAATACAGCCTGTCTCAGAATATATCGATCCTAAAAATTATGATAAATGGATGCGGCGGGGCTTGCCCAAGTGTAAAGATGTTATTATGACTACTGAAGCTCCATTAGGAGAAATTGCACAGCTTGACAATAAAAAAGTCGCTCTTGCACAACGCTTAATAACACTTCGAGGAAAAAAAGGTTTTCTGGATAATGACTTTCTCAATTTTTTAATGCAGTCAAATTTTGTACAACACCAGCTTATAGCAAGGGCTACAGGAACAACAGTCCTGGGAATTAAGCAAAGTGAATTACGCAAAATATCCCTAGTTATTCCCCCACTAGACGAGCAAAAAGCGATCGCCCACATTCTCGGCACCTTTGACGACAAAATCGAACTGAACCAGCAGATGAACCGGACGCTGGAGGCGATCGCCCGTGCCATCTTCAAATCCTGGTTTATCGACTTCGACCCCGTTCGTGCCAAGATGGACGGACGACAACCCGTAGGCATGGATGCGGAAACGGCGGCTCTGTTTCCAGATGAGTTTGAGGATTCGCCCCTGGGTCAGATTCCGAAGGGGTGGAAGCTAGATTGTATAGGAAACCATGTAAAAATTATTAAGGGTAGGTCATACAAGAGTAGTGAACTAATACCTTCAGATACTGCACTTGTAACATTAAAATCTATCCAGCGTGGTGGTGGGTATTCTCAAAATGGACTTAAACCCTATAGTGGTATTTATAAATCCGATCAAATAATTAAACCGGGAGAGTTAGTTGTTGCTTATACGGATATAACACAAGCAGCAGATGTGATTGGGAAACCAGCCATAGTCAGAAGAACCAGTCACTTTAAAACCCTAGTTGCATCACTTGACTTGGGAATTGTTCGTCCAGTTAATGAAGTATTAAGCATCCCTTTTCTTTACTGTCTTTTTATGACCGATGATTTTCAATCTCACGTATATGGACATACAAACGGAAGTACAGTTTTGCATTTAGGGAAGGATGGCATTCCCGCTTATTCTTTCTTAATTCCAAATCAGTCTATAATTTCATGCTTTTCATATTATGCCGCGCCTGTTTTTGAAAAGTTAGAAATTAATGAGATTCAAATGTACTCTCTCCAGTCCCTACGTGACACTCTCCTCCCCAAACTCCTATCCGGCGAAATCCGCGTCAAAGATGCCGAAAAAATCGTTGAGGAGGTGGTGTGA
- a CDS encoding helix-turn-helix domain-containing protein, with amino-acid sequence MLPVSEYRFFEDDCRQGKTITRGNQRYPIPYHKAHKTDTIYNNYAYLRVSFQTINRWEKGRATPSPMAMTLIELQLRQMRERGADLMSGLFFRVGAFFECDRLD; translated from the coding sequence ATGCTTCCAGTTTCTGAGTACCGGTTTTTTGAGGATGATTGCCGTCAGGGCAAAACCATTACCAGAGGTAACCAGAGGTATCCAATACCCTACCATAAAGCTCACAAAACAGACACCATATATAATAACTATGCTTATCTGCGTGTGTCCTTCCAGACCATCAACCGCTGGGAGAAGGGACGGGCCACCCCCTCCCCGATGGCAATGACCCTGATTGAGTTGCAGTTGCGGCAGATGAGAGAGCGAGGGGCGGATTTGATGTCCGGCTTATTTTTCAGAGTAGGTGCTTTCTTTGAGTGCGATCGCCTAGATTGA
- a CDS encoding IS607 family transposase, with protein MARYVKPKEAAKILRVHERTLRRWDDNGSIDTIRTPAGQRRYNVESYSDSISGSDKRKVVIYARVSSRAQQSDLTRQVAALSNLYPEAEVVSEIRGGLNFKGKGKKMLALLGQVLSGDVGMVVVAHPDRLAIWGFDLFRWLCEQNSCSLMVLNQTSLSPEPEMVEDILALLHCFSSRLYRRSKYKTQVKEDPDLPQPGAKSSLA; from the coding sequence ATTGCCAGATATGTCAAACCCAAGGAAGCGGCCAAAATCCTTCGAGTCCATGAAAGAACACTCCGCAGATGGGACGACAATGGCTCAATCGACACCATCAGAACCCCCGCTGGGCAACGACGATACAACGTTGAGTCATATTCTGATTCCATATCAGGCAGTGACAAACGCAAAGTCGTTATCTATGCCAGAGTTAGTAGCCGCGCCCAGCAGTCCGACCTCACCCGACAGGTGGCCGCACTGTCCAACCTCTACCCCGAAGCAGAAGTCGTCTCAGAAATCCGAGGCGGGCTCAACTTCAAGGGAAAGGGAAAGAAAATGCTGGCCTTACTGGGACAAGTCTTGTCAGGAGATGTCGGCATGGTTGTCGTTGCCCACCCAGACCGATTGGCAATATGGGGATTTGACTTGTTTCGATGGCTCTGTGAGCAAAACAGTTGCTCACTCATGGTTCTCAACCAGACAAGTCTCAGTCCAGAACCAGAAATGGTTGAGGACATCCTCGCCCTCCTCCACTGCTTCAGTTCCCGATTATACCGACGGAGTAAATACAAAACTCAGGTCAAAGAAGATCCGGATTTACCCCAGCCCGGAGCTAAATCAAGTCTGGCGTAA